Part of the Eubacterium sp. 1001713B170207_170306_E7 genome, GTCGCCGCCCCTACAGCCGGCTCCTCCGGCGTGCTGCCCGGCGTGCTCATGGCCGTTCAGGAAGAACACCACTTCAGCGACGCCGATATGGAGAACGCCCTGTTTAACGCCGGAGCCATCGGCTATATTATCTCACGGAACGCAACCGTTGCCGGAGCCGAGGGCGGCTGCCAGGCCGAAGTCGGCGCCGCCAGCGCCATGGCCGCCAGCGCATTGACCGAGCTCTTTGGCGGCACCCCGCAGATGTGCCTGAGCGCCGCCGCCAACGCCCTTTCAAACCTGCTGGGCCTGGTCTGTGACCCCATCGCAGGGTTAGTAGAAGCACCCTGCCAGAAGCGGAACGCCATCGGAGCGTCCAACGCCATCATCAGTGCAGAGATCGCCCTGAGCGGCATCAAAAACCTGGTGCCCTTCGACGAGGCCGTCAGCGCCATGCTGCAGGTCGGAAGGCGGCTGCCGCCGGAGCTGCGGGAGACAGCCCTTGGAGGGATGGCCGCAACGCCCACCGGCTGCGCGCTGTGCCGGAAGATTTTTAAAGGACAGGATGAGGAGGAAGAAAAATGAAAAGAGAAGATTATTTATCCTGGGATGAATATTTCATGGGGATCGCCCTGCTGGCTGCAAAAAGAAGCAAGGACCCCGGAACACAGGTGGGCGCATGTATTGTAAGCCCGGACAACAAAATTTTAACCATGGGCTATAACGGAATGCCTACAGGCTGCCACGATGATGATATGCCCTGGGAGCGGGAGGGGGCACCTCTTGAAACAAAGTATCTCTACGTCTGTCATGCCGAATTTAACGCCATTTTGAACAATGGAGGCCGTTCATTAAAGGGGGCAACTCTATACGCGACGCTTTTTCCCTGTAACGAGTGTGCAAAGGCCATTATACAGTCGGGAATCCAAAAGGTTATCTATATGGAAGATAAATACGCGGACACCGATGCGGTCATCGCCTCCAAAAAAATGTTTGATATGGTTGGAATTGTTTATGAGGCCTATGAGGCCAAGCATAAAAAGGTTGTTATTGAGTTGTAAAGCTGAAATAAGCTGCCGGATTCTTCCGGCAGCTTATTTTTTTACCATCGCCTATTCTTTGATAACAACGCCCAAAAGCTTTGCCAGCTCGGCGGCCTGAAAGAGGTTCACAACAGCGCCACGCAGTTCCTGGCTGCCTGAAACTGTGATCCGGCTCAGGGTATCACTTGTAAAATCCATACCCTTT contains:
- a CDS encoding dCMP deaminase family protein yields the protein MKREDYLSWDEYFMGIALLAAKRSKDPGTQVGACIVSPDNKILTMGYNGMPTGCHDDDMPWEREGAPLETKYLYVCHAEFNAILNNGGRSLKGATLYATLFPCNECAKAIIQSGIQKVIYMEDKYADTDAVIASKKMFDMVGIVYEAYEAKHKKVVIEL
- the sdaAA gene encoding L-serine ammonia-lyase, iron-sulfur-dependent, subunit alpha, translated to MNFTNGSTLLKTCHRHQCPISEAMFRRETTHLENTPEETKARMRHAWEIMKDAVRTSLEEKRTSVGGLIGGEAQKLNARRKAGSSISGPLTAKAIIYAMGVLEVNASMGLIVAAPTAGSSGVLPGVLMAVQEEHHFSDADMENALFNAGAIGYIISRNATVAGAEGGCQAEVGAASAMAASALTELFGGTPQMCLSAAANALSNLLGLVCDPIAGLVEAPCQKRNAIGASNAIISAEIALSGIKNLVPFDEAVSAMLQVGRRLPPELRETALGGMAATPTGCALCRKIFKGQDEEEEK